A DNA window from Nitrospira sp. contains the following coding sequences:
- a CDS encoding Isocitrate dehydrogenase [NADP] (MaGe:77309191), producing MSTKADKIIYTKTDEAPMLATYSFLPIINAFSKAAGVTVELRDISLAGRVIAVFPEYLTPAQKQPDALAELGELAKQPEANIIKLPNVSASIPQLVATIKELQGQGYKLPDYPENPKDDKEKDVKSRYDKIKGSAVNPVLREGNSDRRAPLSVKAYARKHPHKMSPWSTDSKTHVSHMNGGDFRSNEKSVTIPAATTAKIEFVGADGKTTVLKEKIALQAGEVLDATFMSVKALRTFLEQQIEEAKKQGILWSLHMKATMMKVSDPKIFGHGVTVYYKDVFEKHGETFKKLGVDQDNGLGDVYAKIKSLPDDQRKAIEADIQAVYQKRPPMAMVNSDKGITNLHVPSDIIIDASMPPVIRDGGKMWGPDGKAADVKCVIPDASYAPVYHEVVEFCKQKGQFDPRTMGTIPNVGLMAQAAEEYGSHDKTFKAPGNGTIRIVDANGTVLHQHQVEAGDIWRACQVKDTPIQDWVKLAVTRARATGAPAVFWLDKTRAHDAELIKKVNAYLPKHDTNGLEIKIMSPAEACRFSIERMKEGKETISVTGNVLRDYLTDLFPILEIGTSAKMLSIVPLLNGGGLFETGAGGSAPKHVQQFEEEGYLRWDSLGEFLALAASLEHLAKVGNNPVAKILADTLDQANAKFLESNKSPARKVGEIDNRGSHFYLALYWAQALAAQTADKKIAEKFTKIAKDLGDNEKKIDGELLAAQGKPQDVGGYYHPDDAKAAKAMRPSATLNAIVDAIA from the coding sequence ATGAGCACGAAAGCAGACAAGATTATTTACACGAAAACCGACGAAGCGCCGATGCTGGCGACCTATTCGTTTTTGCCGATCATCAACGCCTTTTCGAAGGCGGCGGGCGTGACGGTCGAATTGCGCGACATCTCGCTGGCCGGCCGCGTGATCGCGGTATTCCCGGAATACCTGACGCCCGCGCAGAAGCAGCCCGACGCGCTGGCAGAACTGGGCGAGCTGGCCAAGCAGCCGGAAGCCAATATCATCAAGCTGCCGAACGTCAGCGCATCCATTCCGCAGCTGGTGGCGACCATCAAGGAGCTGCAGGGCCAGGGCTACAAGTTGCCGGACTATCCGGAGAATCCGAAGGACGACAAGGAAAAGGACGTCAAGTCACGCTACGATAAAATCAAGGGCAGCGCGGTCAATCCAGTCTTGCGCGAAGGCAATTCAGACCGCCGCGCGCCGCTTTCCGTGAAGGCCTATGCCAGGAAGCATCCGCATAAGATGTCGCCCTGGAGCACGGATTCCAAGACCCATGTGTCCCATATGAACGGCGGCGATTTCCGCTCGAACGAAAAGTCCGTCACGATTCCCGCCGCGACGACGGCGAAGATCGAATTCGTCGGCGCGGACGGCAAGACCACCGTGCTGAAGGAGAAGATTGCCCTGCAGGCAGGCGAAGTGCTCGACGCCACGTTCATGAGCGTTAAGGCGCTGCGCACATTTCTAGAGCAGCAGATCGAGGAAGCCAAGAAGCAAGGCATTCTCTGGTCGCTTCACATGAAGGCGACCATGATGAAGGTCTCCGATCCGAAGATCTTTGGCCATGGCGTGACCGTCTATTACAAGGACGTGTTCGAGAAGCACGGCGAGACGTTCAAGAAATTGGGCGTCGATCAGGACAACGGCCTCGGCGACGTGTATGCGAAGATCAAGTCCCTGCCGGACGATCAGCGCAAGGCGATCGAAGCCGACATTCAAGCCGTGTATCAGAAGCGTCCGCCGATGGCGATGGTCAACAGCGACAAAGGCATCACCAATCTCCATGTGCCGAGCGACATCATCATCGACGCGTCCATGCCTCCCGTCATCCGCGACGGCGGTAAGATGTGGGGGCCGGACGGCAAGGCGGCGGATGTGAAGTGCGTGATCCCCGATGCTAGCTACGCGCCGGTTTATCACGAAGTCGTCGAGTTCTGTAAGCAGAAGGGCCAGTTCGATCCCCGTACGATGGGCACGATCCCGAACGTGGGGTTGATGGCGCAAGCGGCGGAAGAGTACGGTTCCCACGACAAGACCTTCAAGGCGCCGGGCAACGGCACCATTCGCATCGTCGATGCGAATGGCACGGTCTTGCACCAGCATCAGGTGGAAGCGGGCGATATTTGGCGCGCTTGCCAGGTCAAGGATACCCCGATTCAGGACTGGGTCAAACTGGCCGTCACGCGCGCTCGCGCCACTGGCGCGCCGGCCGTGTTCTGGCTGGACAAGACCCGCGCGCATGACGCGGAATTGATCAAGAAGGTGAATGCGTATCTGCCGAAGCACGATACGAACGGTTTGGAAATCAAGATCATGTCGCCGGCTGAGGCCTGCCGCTTCTCTATCGAGCGGATGAAGGAAGGCAAGGAGACGATTTCTGTTACTGGCAACGTGCTCCGCGATTATCTCACGGACCTGTTCCCGATTCTTGAAATCGGCACCAGCGCGAAGATGCTCTCGATTGTGCCGTTGCTCAACGGCGGCGGATTGTTCGAGACCGGCGCGGGCGGATCGGCGCCGAAGCATGTGCAGCAATTTGAGGAAGAAGGCTATCTGCGGTGGGATTCGCTCGGCGAATTCCTCGCGCTGGCTGCGTCGCTCGAACACTTGGCGAAGGTGGGGAACAATCCGGTCGCGAAGATTCTGGCGGACACGCTGGATCAGGCGAACGCAAAGTTCCTTGAAAGCAACAAGTCCCCCGCGCGCAAGGTCGGCGAGATCGACAACCGCGGCAGCCATTTTTACCTCGCGCTCTATTGGGCGCAGGCGCTGGCCGCGCAAACCGCGGACAAGAAGATCGCCGAGAAGTTCACGAAAATCGCGAAGGACCTGGGCGACAACGAGAAAAAGATCGACGGCGAATTGCTCGCCGCACAGGGCAAGCCGCAGGATGTCGGCGGGTACTATCACCCGGACGACGCCAAGGCCGCGAAGGCGATGCGCCCGAGCGCGACATTGAACGCAATTGTCGATGCGATTGCGTAG
- a CDS encoding Aconitate hydratase (MaGe:77309192), with protein MSMDLAKKLYAKMPDVFAKARKKFGRGLTLADKILVSHADNFDTQTWDRGKAMLALRPDRVAMQDATAQMAMLQFMQANKKQAAVPSTIHCDHLIRAEMGSEKDLLRAMDENKEVYNFLASAAKKYGIGFWKPGAGIIHQVVLENYAFPGCLIIGTDSHTPNGGGLGGLAIGVGGADAGEVMAGLPWEVLHPKLIGIRLTGKLSGWASPKDVILYLCGLLTVKGGTNKIVEYFGPGAETISATGKGTICNMGAELGATTSVFPFDQKMVAYLNITDRSDLANLAIAHKDLLVADPEVSQSPEKYYDQIVEVDLSKLEPHVVGPHTPDLARPISKMAAEAKEKGYPIEVKAALIGSCTNSSYEDISRSAHIAKQGMKAGLKAKASFLVSPGSERIYHTMKRDGFLETFEQLGGTVLSNSCGPCIGQWKRADGVKGKADSIVSSFNRNFPGRNDGINETLSFLASPEVVTAYALSGDLGFDPVNGTLKGADGKEFKLEPPQGEELPAKGFAKGEEGFVAPAENGDGLTVDIPPTSERLQLLQPFPRWDGKDFEKLPLLIKTKGKTTTDHISPAGPWLKFRGHLDKISDNMFLGANNAFSSEPGKGANVLTGESNLTIAQIARAYKAKGIGSIVVGDENYGEGSSREHAAMSPRFLNVKAVLVKGFARIHETNLKKQGILALTFADPKDYEKIEQQDRISVTGLNSLAPGKPVQVTIHKADGTALTIQANHSITAQQIAWFKAGSALNALN; from the coding sequence ATGTCGATGGATCTCGCCAAGAAGCTGTATGCCAAAATGCCGGACGTGTTCGCCAAGGCCAGAAAGAAATTCGGCCGTGGGCTGACGCTGGCTGACAAGATTTTGGTCTCCCACGCGGACAACTTTGACACGCAGACCTGGGATCGCGGCAAGGCGATGCTGGCACTTCGGCCAGATCGTGTGGCGATGCAGGATGCCACGGCGCAGATGGCCATGTTGCAGTTCATGCAGGCCAACAAGAAGCAGGCAGCGGTGCCGAGCACGATTCATTGCGATCACTTGATCCGTGCCGAAATGGGTTCCGAGAAGGACCTGCTTCGCGCGATGGATGAGAATAAGGAAGTCTATAACTTCCTCGCCTCCGCCGCGAAAAAGTATGGCATCGGATTCTGGAAGCCGGGTGCCGGCATTATCCATCAAGTCGTATTGGAGAATTATGCGTTCCCGGGTTGCTTGATCATCGGGACCGACTCGCATACGCCGAACGGCGGCGGATTGGGCGGACTCGCGATCGGCGTCGGCGGCGCGGATGCGGGCGAGGTTATGGCTGGGTTGCCCTGGGAAGTGCTCCATCCGAAATTAATCGGCATTCGCCTGACCGGCAAGTTAAGCGGCTGGGCCTCCCCCAAAGACGTCATCCTCTATCTCTGCGGTCTGCTCACGGTCAAGGGCGGCACCAACAAGATCGTCGAATACTTTGGCCCAGGCGCCGAAACCATCAGCGCCACCGGCAAGGGCACCATTTGCAATATGGGTGCGGAGCTTGGCGCAACGACCTCCGTGTTTCCTTTCGATCAGAAGATGGTCGCCTATCTGAACATTACCGATCGATCGGACCTTGCCAATTTGGCGATAGCGCATAAGGATTTGTTGGTTGCCGATCCGGAAGTGTCGCAGTCGCCTGAGAAGTATTACGATCAGATCGTGGAAGTGGACCTGTCGAAGCTGGAGCCGCATGTGGTTGGCCCGCATACTCCGGACCTCGCCAGGCCCATTTCCAAGATGGCCGCCGAAGCGAAAGAGAAGGGCTATCCTATCGAAGTGAAAGCGGCCCTCATCGGCAGCTGCACGAATTCTTCGTACGAAGATATTAGCCGTTCCGCGCACATCGCGAAGCAGGGAATGAAAGCCGGATTGAAAGCGAAGGCCTCGTTCCTCGTCTCGCCAGGATCGGAGCGGATCTATCACACGATGAAGCGCGATGGTTTTCTTGAAACCTTTGAGCAGCTGGGAGGAACAGTCCTCTCGAATTCCTGTGGCCCTTGCATCGGCCAGTGGAAGCGCGCCGATGGAGTGAAGGGCAAGGCGGATTCCATCGTGAGTTCGTTCAACCGCAACTTCCCCGGCCGCAATGACGGTATCAATGAAACTCTGTCGTTCCTCGCCAGTCCTGAAGTTGTAACGGCGTATGCCTTGTCCGGTGACTTGGGATTCGATCCGGTCAATGGCACGCTGAAAGGTGCGGACGGCAAGGAATTCAAGCTGGAACCGCCGCAGGGCGAAGAGCTTCCCGCCAAGGGCTTTGCCAAAGGCGAAGAGGGCTTTGTCGCTCCCGCTGAAAACGGTGACGGACTCACCGTCGATATTCCGCCGACCAGCGAGCGGTTGCAGTTGTTGCAGCCGTTCCCTCGTTGGGACGGGAAGGACTTCGAGAAGCTGCCGCTCTTGATCAAGACCAAGGGCAAGACGACGACCGACCATATTTCTCCGGCCGGTCCCTGGCTCAAGTTCCGCGGTCACCTGGACAAGATCAGCGACAACATGTTTTTGGGCGCCAACAATGCGTTTTCGTCCGAGCCTGGCAAGGGCGCCAATGTGTTGACCGGTGAATCCAACCTGACCATTGCGCAAATTGCCCGGGCCTACAAAGCCAAGGGGATCGGCTCGATCGTGGTCGGCGATGAAAACTACGGCGAGGGCAGCAGCCGTGAACATGCCGCGATGTCGCCGCGATTCCTGAACGTCAAGGCGGTGCTCGTCAAAGGGTTCGCGCGCATCCATGAAACGAATTTGAAGAAACAGGGGATCTTGGCGTTGACCTTCGCTGATCCGAAGGATTACGAGAAGATCGAGCAGCAGGACCGCATCAGCGTGACGGGGCTGAACAGCCTGGCTCCCGGCAAGCCGGTGCAGGTGACAATACACAAGGCGGATGGCACAGCGCTCACCATCCAGGCGAACCACAGCATCACTGCCCAACAGATCGCGTGGTTCAAGGCTGGTTCGGCGCTCAACGCGCTGAACTAA
- a CDS encoding ATP citrate lyase (MaGe:77309193) produces the protein MSILANKDTYVVIQGGVAGVNAARRMAEFCYLIKRSLNVLAFVYPPDAGKSNEIPYGSGLVAVPVYKTIAEATKNHPQINTSLVYIGADRAMKGGMEALDDSHIKVVSMITEGVPEKDAKILGAHARKLGKVFNGPSSIGIVSAGSCRLGVIGGAFDNLVLSKLYREGSFGVITKSGGLSNEIIWICSQFADGITTAIGIGGDAYPGTDYVSYLEMFENDPQTKAVVIVGEMGGDLEERAAEWYGAKKRRIKLMAVVSGFCQESLPKGMKFGHAGAKEGMKGEGSARSKSDALKKAGAIVPATFGALGPAIKETYQELLKSGQVKEPVEPASLPKLPKSIEAAMKADEVMVTPLIRTTISDDRGEEPCYDGYPASELINKGYEVPHVIGLLWDKRLISKQDAEIVKRIMMLSADHGPCVSGAYATILAACAGIGLSQSVAAGMIMIGPRFGGAVTDAGRFFKYAVDNKMSVDEFLVYMKKNHGPVPGIGHRVKSLRNPDKRVKELVGYVKSLNIKTPCLDFALAVEQVTAAKKDNLILNVDGTMAAVLVDIGFPVDSLNGFFILSRTIGLIGHWVDQKRQDGRLIRLFDYLVNYAAPKRREVPPLK, from the coding sequence ATGAGTATCCTGGCAAACAAAGATACCTATGTGGTCATTCAGGGCGGCGTCGCCGGTGTGAACGCCGCGCGCCGGATGGCGGAGTTCTGCTACCTGATCAAGCGCTCGCTGAACGTCTTGGCCTTTGTCTATCCGCCGGACGCCGGCAAGTCTAATGAAATCCCCTACGGCAGCGGTCTCGTGGCGGTGCCTGTCTATAAGACCATCGCGGAGGCGACCAAGAACCATCCCCAGATCAACACCAGCCTCGTCTACATCGGCGCTGACCGGGCCATGAAGGGCGGCATGGAAGCCTTGGATGACTCGCACATCAAGGTGGTGTCGATGATCACCGAAGGCGTGCCGGAGAAGGACGCGAAGATTCTCGGCGCCCATGCGCGGAAGCTCGGCAAAGTCTTCAACGGTCCGTCGTCGATTGGGATTGTGTCGGCCGGTTCCTGCCGCCTTGGTGTGATCGGCGGCGCGTTCGATAACCTCGTGCTCTCGAAGCTCTATCGGGAAGGGTCGTTCGGCGTCATCACGAAGTCGGGCGGTCTGTCGAACGAAATCATCTGGATCTGCTCGCAGTTCGCCGACGGCATCACGACGGCGATTGGCATCGGTGGCGACGCCTATCCTGGCACCGACTACGTCAGCTATCTTGAAATGTTCGAGAACGATCCGCAGACGAAAGCGGTTGTCATCGTCGGCGAAATGGGCGGTGATCTGGAAGAGCGGGCTGCCGAGTGGTATGGAGCCAAGAAGCGGCGCATCAAGCTGATGGCGGTCGTCTCAGGATTCTGCCAGGAGAGTTTGCCGAAGGGCATGAAGTTCGGCCATGCCGGCGCCAAAGAAGGCATGAAGGGCGAAGGTTCGGCCCGGTCAAAGTCCGATGCCCTCAAGAAGGCCGGCGCGATTGTGCCGGCGACGTTCGGCGCGCTGGGTCCTGCGATCAAGGAAACCTATCAAGAGCTGTTGAAGTCCGGCCAGGTCAAGGAACCGGTGGAACCGGCGTCGTTGCCGAAATTGCCGAAGAGCATCGAAGCGGCCATGAAGGCGGATGAAGTGATGGTGACCCCGCTGATTCGCACGACCATCAGCGACGATCGCGGCGAAGAGCCTTGCTACGACGGCTATCCGGCTTCTGAGCTGATCAATAAAGGCTACGAAGTTCCCCACGTGATCGGCTTGTTGTGGGATAAGCGGCTTATTTCGAAGCAGGACGCGGAGATCGTCAAGCGCATCATGATGCTGTCCGCCGATCACGGCCCCTGTGTGAGCGGCGCCTATGCGACCATTCTTGCGGCTTGCGCCGGCATCGGCCTGTCGCAGTCGGTGGCTGCCGGTATGATCATGATCGGGCCGCGCTTCGGCGGCGCCGTGACCGATGCCGGACGGTTCTTCAAGTACGCGGTCGATAATAAGATGAGCGTGGACGAATTCCTGGTCTACATGAAGAAGAATCATGGCCCAGTACCGGGCATCGGCCATCGCGTGAAGAGCTTGCGCAATCCGGATAAGCGCGTGAAGGAATTAGTTGGCTACGTCAAGAGTTTGAATATCAAGACGCCTTGCCTCGATTTCGCGCTGGCGGTTGAGCAAGTAACCGCCGCAAAGAAAGATAATTTGATTTTGAACGTCGACGGAACGATGGCGGCGGTGCTGGTCGATATCGGGTTCCCCGTCGATAGCTTGAACGGGTTCTTCATTCTCTCGCGGACGATCGGATTGATCGGCCACTGGGTGGATCAGAAGCGTCAGGATGGCCGCTTGATCCGACTGTTCGATTATTTGGTAAATTATGCTGCGCCTAAACGGCGGGAGGTCCCGCCGCTGAAATAG
- a CDS encoding ATP-citrate lyase, beta subunit (MaGe:77309194) produces the protein MAKVLEGPGMGLMKKWGINVPNYVVVTSVDELTKLGQANEWLKKSKLVAKAHEALGSRFKLGLVKVDLDFKAAEAATKEMIGRQVGSITVTQVIVSEMIPHKEEYYCAVKSTREGSEILVANCGGIEVESNWERVKRLELAIGQAPSADALEKLSKEAGFAGPLIKKMAEFAGKMFACFDNEDAQYLEVNPVVTRASDGELVALDAVTLLDGDAKFRHPDWNFAFAAEFGRAYSKDETEVMSVDSKIKGSVKFIEIPGGDTAMLPAGGGASVYYSDAVVARGGKLANYAEYSGDPPDWAVEVLTEKICSLPGIKNIIVGGAIANFTDVVKTFGGIINGFRKAKSEGKLKGVKIWVRRGGPREKEGLDAMRALKDEGFDITVFDRHTPLTDIVDMALQAK, from the coding sequence ATGGCCAAGGTGCTTGAAGGCCCCGGAATGGGGCTGATGAAAAAGTGGGGAATCAATGTCCCCAATTATGTTGTCGTCACCTCCGTCGATGAGCTGACGAAGCTAGGGCAAGCTAATGAATGGCTGAAGAAATCCAAGCTTGTCGCCAAGGCCCATGAGGCTCTTGGGTCGCGGTTTAAGCTTGGTTTGGTCAAGGTCGATCTGGATTTCAAAGCAGCGGAAGCCGCGACCAAGGAGATGATTGGCCGCCAAGTCGGAAGCATCACGGTCACGCAAGTGATCGTGTCTGAAATGATTCCTCACAAAGAAGAATACTATTGCGCAGTGAAGTCCACGCGCGAAGGCAGCGAAATCCTGGTCGCCAATTGCGGTGGTATTGAAGTCGAGTCGAACTGGGAGCGCGTCAAGCGGCTCGAGCTTGCAATCGGACAGGCGCCATCCGCCGATGCCCTCGAAAAACTCTCGAAAGAAGCGGGGTTTGCCGGTCCGCTGATCAAAAAAATGGCCGAGTTCGCTGGGAAAATGTTTGCCTGCTTCGATAACGAAGATGCGCAGTACCTGGAAGTAAATCCGGTCGTGACTCGCGCCAGCGATGGCGAGTTGGTGGCGCTTGATGCCGTGACGTTGCTCGACGGCGACGCGAAATTCCGCCATCCCGATTGGAACTTTGCCTTTGCCGCGGAATTCGGACGCGCCTACTCCAAGGACGAGACGGAAGTGATGTCGGTGGACAGCAAGATCAAAGGGTCGGTCAAGTTCATCGAAATTCCAGGCGGCGACACGGCGATGCTGCCGGCTGGCGGTGGCGCCAGCGTGTATTACTCCGATGCCGTCGTGGCGCGTGGCGGCAAGTTGGCCAACTATGCCGAATATTCCGGCGATCCGCCCGATTGGGCCGTCGAAGTGCTCACGGAAAAAATCTGCTCCTTGCCGGGCATCAAGAACATCATCGTCGGCGGCGCGATTGCCAACTTCACCGATGTGGTGAAGACGTTCGGTGGCATCATCAATGGATTCCGCAAGGCGAAGTCGGAAGGGAAGCTCAAAGGGGTCAAGATCTGGGTGCGCCGGGGTGGCCCGCGTGAGAAGGAAGGGCTCGATGCCATGCGCGCGCTCAAGGACGAAGGGTTCGATATCACCGTCTTTGACCGCCATACGCCATTGACCGATATCGTCGATATGGCACTCCAGGCGAAATAG
- a CDS encoding DNA-formamidopyrimidine glycosylase (MaGe:77309195): MPELPEAEVAARQLRARLIGAQVAGVLVGRSDIVREGGETDRWYPGSVVTAVDRYGKSVAIEFEKAGDRRYLVAELGMTGLLLFPSVSIKFPQHVHYTMQFDSTSTGSLRYWNPRRFGRLSLLDRAGLERYRARRFGCDPLQVAGEEFVELLRQRRRRLKAVLLHQQVIAGIGNIYANEALFRARLHPDVLASQLAPSAASRLHHAMQTILREAIACGGSSVKDFFAPDGSAGTFKQHHLVYGKEGLPCPGKCGTLIRRIQSERSSFICISCQKIRTRR, encoded by the coding sequence ATGCCTGAACTTCCCGAAGCCGAAGTTGCCGCACGTCAGCTTCGCGCGCGATTGATCGGAGCCCAGGTTGCCGGCGTCCTTGTCGGGAGGTCCGACATCGTGCGCGAAGGCGGCGAGACGGATCGGTGGTATCCCGGGAGTGTGGTGACGGCGGTTGATCGATACGGGAAGAGCGTCGCGATTGAATTTGAGAAAGCGGGGGACAGGCGCTATCTCGTGGCAGAACTCGGAATGACCGGGCTGCTGCTCTTTCCGTCCGTGTCGATCAAGTTCCCCCAGCACGTGCACTACACGATGCAATTCGATTCCACGTCGACCGGATCATTGCGCTATTGGAATCCGCGCCGGTTCGGCCGCCTCTCGTTGCTGGATCGGGCCGGGCTGGAGCGCTATCGTGCCAGGCGGTTCGGGTGCGATCCGCTTCAGGTGGCTGGAGAGGAATTTGTGGAATTGCTCCGGCAGCGCCGCCGGCGCTTGAAAGCGGTGCTGCTGCACCAACAGGTAATCGCAGGGATCGGTAATATTTATGCGAATGAAGCGCTGTTTCGAGCCCGCTTGCATCCGGATGTCCTTGCGAGCCAGCTGGCGCCGTCTGCAGCTAGCCGCCTTCATCATGCCATGCAGACAATTTTGCGAGAGGCCATTGCCTGTGGCGGCTCTAGCGTGAAAGATTTTTTTGCGCCCGATGGCTCGGCGGGAACCTTTAAGCAGCATCATCTGGTGTATGGCAAGGAAGGGCTTCCTTGTCCTGGGAAGTGTGGAACCCTTATACGGAGAATACAAAGCGAGCGGAGCTCTTTTATCTGCATCTCCTGCCAGAAGATTCGGACTCGCCGTTGA
- a CDS encoding Dual specificity protein phosphatase family protein (MaGe:77309196), producing the protein MHVISDALILGNIDEARNPMPGIAGLLLVAEEFQVEPPAWLDYEYIPFKEFSAVDPARLDRAVAWLEARAPGTRTLVCCRAGMGRSASVLIAYFCCNQGLSYEDAVAFVKARRPGAMPLPQLQTTIEKVMKLRASRASKNAGSASVPRAL; encoded by the coding sequence ATGCACGTGATTTCTGACGCCTTGATACTTGGCAATATCGACGAGGCTCGAAACCCCATGCCAGGGATCGCTGGCCTTTTGTTGGTGGCGGAAGAGTTTCAAGTTGAGCCACCCGCCTGGCTGGACTATGAGTATATTCCATTCAAAGAGTTTTCAGCGGTAGATCCTGCGCGGCTTGATCGCGCGGTGGCGTGGCTCGAAGCGCGTGCCCCAGGAACCAGAACGCTGGTTTGTTGCCGGGCCGGGATGGGGCGGTCGGCATCCGTCTTGATCGCCTACTTTTGCTGCAATCAGGGCTTGTCTTATGAGGACGCAGTTGCGTTTGTCAAAGCCCGCCGGCCTGGGGCGATGCCGCTCCCTCAGTTGCAGACGACTATTGAGAAGGTTATGAAGCTGCGTGCCAGTCGAGCGAGTAAGAATGCCGGATCCGCTTCTGTTCCGCGTGCGTTATAG
- a CDS encoding hypothetical protein (Evidence 4 : Unknown function but conserved in other organisms; MaGe:77309197): MPALSPEEVERRLTSVHCAICKGDRFGIDRRFMQPDGEWRGVCAKCRYSFPVYTDMEFYQRTQPDIPYRLKEIACKTCQHRGVALDFRITMSVREAIYFVTCLNCKTEFPEQSSLEAFE, translated from the coding sequence ATGCCTGCTCTCTCGCCGGAAGAAGTTGAACGGAGACTGACGTCAGTTCACTGCGCCATTTGCAAGGGAGATCGATTCGGGATTGACCGCCGCTTCATGCAGCCGGATGGCGAATGGCGGGGAGTCTGCGCAAAATGCCGATACAGCTTCCCTGTCTACACCGACATGGAATTCTACCAGCGCACCCAACCGGATATTCCCTATCGCCTCAAAGAGATCGCCTGCAAAACCTGCCAGCACCGCGGAGTCGCATTGGATTTCCGTATTACCATGTCGGTCCGCGAAGCAATATACTTTGTGACCTGCCTCAACTGCAAAACAGAATTTCCCGAGCAATCGTCGCTGGAAGCCTTCGAATAA
- a CDS encoding hypothetical protein (Evidence 5 : Unknown function; MaGe:77309198), whose amino-acid sequence MDDEKKQQPSEQAPKVRKEIPLISVPNDRDMIAAEMEELFDEDRVSHQHGSSEPEAD is encoded by the coding sequence ATGGACGACGAGAAAAAACAGCAACCATCTGAGCAGGCACCGAAAGTCCGCAAGGAAATCCCCCTCATTTCCGTGCCCAACGACCGCGACATGATTGCCGCCGAGATGGAAGAATTATTCGACGAGGATCGAGTAAGTCACCAGCACGGCAGCTCCGAACCGGAAGCGGATTAA